Proteins encoded together in one Priestia aryabhattai window:
- the pyc gene encoding pyruvate carboxylase, with amino-acid sequence MSFVTKKIKKVLVANRGEIAIRVFRACTELNIRTVAIYSKEDAGSYHRYKADEAYLVGAEKKPIDAYLDIEGIIDIAKSHDVDAIHPGYGFLSENIQFAKRCEEEGIIFIGPKSKHLDMFGDKVKARHQAIQADIPVIPGTDGPIDSIDEAKEFANQHGYPLMIKAALGGGGRGMRIVRDADSLSESYDRAKSEAKAAFGNDEVYVEKLVENPKHIEVQILGDEQGNVVHLYERDCSVQRRHQKVVEVAPSVSIDEDLRLRICEAAVQLMEKVQYINAGTVEFLVSGSDFYFIEVNPRVQVEHTITEMITGIDIVQSQILIADGYALHSKEVSIPAQDKIQVHGYAIQSRVTTEDPLNNFMPDTGKIMAYRSGGGFGVRLDTGNSFQGAVITPYYDSLLVKVTTWALTFDQAASKMVRNLKEFRIRGIKTNIPFLENVVKHDKFLTGAYDTSFIDTTPELFVFPKRKDRGTKMLTYIGNVTVNGFPGVSEKKKPIFTKPRVPSVDISKPIQNGTKQILDEKGAEGLVNWVKERKEVLLTDTTFRDGHQSLLATRIRTNDLKQVANPTARLLPDLFSMEMWGGATFDVAYRFLKEDPWDRLLTLRQQAPNVLFQMLLRASNAVGYKNYPDNVIKEFVEKSAYAGIDVFRIFDSLNWVQGMTLAIDSVRQTGKIAEAAMCYTGDILDPTRRKYDLDYYKNLAKELEQSGAHILGIKDMAGLLKPQAAYDLVSALKETVDIPIHLHTHDTSGNGVYTYAKAIEAGVDIVDVAVSSMAGLTSQPSANSLYYALEGADRRPNLDIKSLEELSYYWEDVRKYYQDFESGMNAPHTEVYVHEMPGGQYSNLQQQAKAVGLGNRWDEVKDMYSRVNLLFGDIVKVTPSSKVVGDMALFMVQNNLTEETLFERGETLDFPDSVIELFEGYLGQPHGGFPKELQRIILKGRKPITVRPGELLEDVDFDAVKEKLFKDLNRQVTSFDAIAYALYPKVFMDYHKAVEQYGDISVLDTPTFLYGMRLGEEVEIEIEKGKTLIVRLVSIGEPQADGTRTVYFELNGQPREVVIKDESVKTTVTAKQKADQGNPAHIGASMPGTVIRVVVEKGDKVSKGDHLMITEAMKMETTVQAPFDGVIKQVHVSNGDGIQPGDLLIELES; translated from the coding sequence ATGAGTTTTGTAACTAAAAAAATCAAAAAAGTATTAGTAGCAAACCGAGGAGAAATTGCGATTCGTGTATTTCGAGCATGTACTGAACTGAATATTCGGACTGTTGCAATTTATTCTAAGGAAGACGCAGGTTCTTATCACCGTTACAAAGCGGATGAAGCCTATTTAGTAGGAGCGGAGAAAAAACCGATTGATGCTTATTTAGATATAGAAGGCATCATCGACATTGCTAAGTCCCATGATGTAGATGCTATTCACCCTGGCTATGGATTTTTGTCAGAAAATATCCAATTTGCGAAACGTTGCGAAGAAGAAGGCATTATTTTTATTGGCCCAAAATCCAAGCATCTTGATATGTTTGGAGATAAAGTAAAAGCACGTCATCAGGCTATTCAAGCAGATATTCCCGTTATTCCTGGTACGGATGGTCCTATTGATTCGATTGACGAAGCAAAAGAATTTGCTAATCAGCATGGATATCCTCTAATGATCAAAGCAGCTTTGGGCGGAGGCGGTCGAGGTATGCGTATCGTTCGCGATGCAGATAGCTTGAGCGAATCTTATGACCGTGCCAAATCAGAAGCAAAAGCAGCTTTTGGTAATGATGAAGTGTATGTCGAGAAACTAGTTGAAAACCCAAAACATATTGAAGTGCAAATTTTAGGTGATGAACAAGGAAATGTTGTACACCTTTATGAACGCGACTGTTCTGTGCAGCGTCGTCACCAAAAAGTAGTAGAAGTAGCTCCGAGTGTTTCTATAGATGAAGACTTACGTCTCCGCATTTGTGAAGCAGCTGTGCAGCTGATGGAAAAAGTGCAGTACATAAATGCAGGTACAGTAGAATTTTTAGTATCAGGAAGCGATTTTTATTTCATTGAAGTAAATCCACGTGTTCAAGTAGAGCACACAATTACTGAAATGATTACAGGTATTGATATCGTTCAATCGCAAATTTTAATTGCAGATGGCTACGCACTTCACAGCAAGGAAGTGTCCATTCCTGCACAAGATAAAATTCAAGTACATGGATATGCGATTCAATCTCGTGTAACGACAGAAGATCCGTTAAACAACTTCATGCCGGATACGGGTAAGATTATGGCTTATCGTTCGGGTGGCGGTTTTGGCGTACGCTTAGATACGGGAAACAGCTTCCAAGGTGCTGTGATTACGCCGTATTATGATTCACTGTTAGTAAAAGTAACAACATGGGCATTAACATTCGATCAAGCCGCATCAAAAATGGTACGGAACTTAAAAGAGTTTCGTATTCGTGGAATTAAAACAAATATTCCGTTTCTTGAAAATGTAGTGAAACATGATAAGTTCTTAACAGGTGCTTATGATACATCATTTATTGATACAACGCCTGAACTTTTTGTCTTCCCTAAGCGAAAAGACCGCGGAACTAAAATGCTTACATACATTGGGAATGTTACGGTAAACGGGTTCCCTGGTGTATCGGAAAAGAAAAAGCCAATCTTTACAAAACCGCGCGTTCCTAGTGTGGATATAAGCAAACCAATTCAAAACGGAACAAAGCAGATTTTAGATGAAAAAGGCGCTGAAGGGCTAGTAAATTGGGTGAAAGAACGCAAGGAAGTGCTATTAACGGATACAACCTTCCGTGATGGCCATCAGTCTCTTTTAGCAACGCGTATTCGTACAAACGACTTAAAACAAGTAGCTAACCCAACTGCACGCTTGCTTCCAGATTTATTTTCTATGGAAATGTGGGGGGGAGCAACGTTTGATGTCGCTTATCGATTCTTAAAAGAAGATCCATGGGATCGCTTGCTTACTTTACGTCAACAAGCGCCAAACGTTCTTTTCCAAATGCTTCTTCGCGCGTCAAATGCGGTTGGATATAAAAACTATCCTGATAATGTAATTAAGGAATTTGTTGAAAAATCAGCTTATGCAGGTATTGATGTTTTCCGTATCTTTGACAGCTTAAACTGGGTGCAAGGAATGACTCTTGCAATTGACTCAGTTCGTCAAACAGGAAAGATTGCAGAAGCAGCGATGTGTTATACAGGTGATATTTTAGATCCGACACGCCGTAAGTATGATTTGGATTACTATAAGAATTTAGCAAAAGAGCTTGAGCAGTCTGGAGCACATATTCTAGGCATTAAAGATATGGCGGGTCTTTTAAAACCACAGGCAGCTTATGATTTAGTATCGGCTCTAAAAGAAACGGTTGATATTCCGATTCACCTTCATACGCATGATACAAGCGGAAACGGTGTATACACGTATGCAAAAGCAATTGAAGCAGGTGTAGACATTGTAGACGTAGCCGTAAGTTCAATGGCAGGCTTAACGTCTCAGCCAAGTGCTAACTCTCTTTATTACGCTTTAGAAGGAGCGGACCGCAGACCAAATTTAGATATTAAAAGTCTAGAAGAGCTTTCTTACTATTGGGAAGACGTGCGAAAATATTACCAAGACTTCGAAAGCGGCATGAACGCTCCCCATACGGAAGTGTACGTGCATGAAATGCCAGGCGGTCAATATAGCAACTTACAGCAACAAGCAAAAGCAGTTGGTTTAGGAAACCGCTGGGATGAAGTAAAAGATATGTATTCACGCGTGAATTTGTTATTTGGTGATATTGTAAAAGTTACGCCATCATCAAAAGTAGTTGGAGATATGGCATTGTTTATGGTTCAAAACAACTTGACAGAAGAAACGCTGTTTGAGCGCGGTGAAACGCTTGATTTCCCGGATTCAGTTATTGAATTGTTTGAAGGGTATTTAGGACAGCCTCATGGGGGATTCCCTAAAGAGCTTCAGCGCATCATCCTAAAAGGCAGAAAACCTATTACAGTTCGTCCTGGAGAACTGTTAGAAGATGTGGACTTCGATGCAGTGAAAGAAAAGCTATTTAAAGACTTAAATCGTCAAGTAACAAGTTTTGATGCCATTGCATATGCGCTGTATCCAAAAGTATTTATGGATTATCACAAAGCAGTTGAGCAATACGGGGACATTTCCGTTCTTGATACACCAACTTTCCTATACGGAATGCGTTTAGGAGAAGAGGTTGAAATTGAGATTGAAAAAGGAAAAACCTTAATTGTTCGCCTTGTATCCATTGGAGAACCTCAGGCAGACGGTACGCGAACAGTATACTTTGAATTGAACGGTCAGCCTCGTGAAGTAGTGATTAAAGACGAAAGTGTCAAAACAACCGTCACAGCAAAACAAAAAGCGGACCAAGGAAATCCGGCCCACATCGGCGCTTCCATGCCTGGAACCGTTATTCGAGTAGTAGTGGAAAAAGGCGATAAAGTCTCAAAAGGTGATCACTTAATGATCACAGAAGCAATGAAAATGGAAACAACCGTGCAAGCACCATTTGACGGCGTGATTAAACAAGTACACGTGTCCAATGGAGATGGCATCCAGCCGGGAGATTTATTAATTGAATTAGAAAGCTAA
- a CDS encoding COX15/CtaA family protein, giving the protein MRLGLKFLSVVTSMAMLLILLGGALVTKTGSADGCGDSWPLCNGQLIPDPLTFETVVELSHRLVSGVSGFLVLALCVWAWISLGHIKEVKPLAFISFFFLVLQALIGAAAVMWGQSDAVLALHFGISLISFASVLLLTLIIFEVDRKLDANNIQLGFKMKKHIYGAILYTYAVVYTGALVRHKEASLACPDVPFCSNGNGWLPVDLNQWIQMGHRFAAVLTFVWILAAFIHAVKYYRNQKNIFYGWLAALILVIFQAVSGMLVVVTRLQLELALAHSLIISFLFGVLSYLTLLATRHTHN; this is encoded by the coding sequence GTGCGACTTGGATTAAAATTTTTATCCGTTGTGACGAGCATGGCCATGTTACTTATTCTACTTGGCGGTGCCCTTGTTACGAAAACTGGTTCAGCAGACGGGTGCGGAGATTCTTGGCCTCTGTGTAACGGGCAGCTCATTCCTGATCCTTTAACATTTGAAACCGTTGTTGAATTAAGCCACCGCTTAGTTTCTGGCGTGTCAGGCTTTCTTGTGCTCGCTTTATGCGTATGGGCATGGATTTCACTAGGGCATATAAAAGAAGTTAAACCTTTAGCGTTTATCTCTTTTTTCTTCCTAGTACTGCAAGCATTAATTGGGGCAGCAGCCGTTATGTGGGGGCAATCAGATGCAGTGCTAGCTCTTCATTTTGGTATTTCCCTTATTTCGTTTGCTTCTGTGCTGCTGTTAACACTCATTATCTTTGAAGTGGATCGAAAGCTCGACGCAAATAATATACAGCTAGGCTTTAAAATGAAAAAACATATTTACGGAGCTATCTTGTACACATATGCCGTTGTTTACACAGGCGCGCTTGTTCGCCATAAAGAAGCTAGTTTAGCTTGTCCAGACGTTCCATTTTGTTCAAACGGAAACGGTTGGCTACCTGTTGATTTGAATCAGTGGATTCAAATGGGACATCGATTCGCTGCTGTTTTAACGTTTGTATGGATTTTAGCTGCATTTATCCATGCAGTTAAATATTATCGTAATCAGAAAAATATTTTTTACGGATGGTTAGCTGCTCTCATTCTAGTTATTTTTCAGGCGGTTTCCGGTATGCTTGTTGTTGTCACACGTTTGCAGCTAGAGCTTGCGCTTGCCCATTCTTTAATTATCTCTTTCCTATTCGGGGTATTAAGCTATTTAACCTTACTTGCAACGCGTCATACACATAATTGA
- the cyoE gene encoding heme o synthase yields the protein MEDSKMVEDSTLSASPNTAHVSENSSIWSDFLATIKIGIVNSNFITTFTGFWLALFFNEQHFLENLDKAFFTLIGSSLIIAGSCSLNNYIDRDIDPLMERTKGRPTVTGSFAPLTVLGIGIGFTLTGLLMLLIVSSVAALIGLAGILTYVVLYTMWSKRLYTINTVIGSISGAVPPLIGWAAIDPNLHVVAWVLFLIMFIWQPPHFLALAMRRCEEYRAAGIPMLPVVHGFELTKRQILIWVACLLPLPLYLYELGTPFLILATVLNIGWLFLGFAQYNKQEDTKWASMMFVYSLNYLTILFVSMIVATLFA from the coding sequence ATGGAAGATTCGAAAATGGTGGAAGATTCAACGCTTTCTGCATCGCCTAACACAGCTCATGTAAGCGAAAATAGTTCCATTTGGTCAGATTTTTTAGCTACAATTAAAATTGGAATAGTCAACTCAAATTTCATCACCACCTTTACTGGTTTTTGGCTAGCTCTTTTCTTCAACGAACAACACTTCTTAGAAAACCTGGATAAAGCATTTTTTACTTTAATAGGTTCTTCACTTATCATCGCCGGTTCATGCAGTTTGAATAATTACATAGATCGTGACATTGACCCTCTAATGGAACGAACAAAGGGACGACCTACAGTGACAGGGAGTTTTGCACCTTTGACGGTCCTTGGGATTGGAATCGGTTTTACGTTAACCGGCTTGCTTATGCTACTAATTGTTTCTTCGGTAGCTGCTCTCATCGGATTAGCAGGAATACTTACATATGTAGTTCTTTACACCATGTGGTCCAAAAGACTATACACAATTAATACCGTAATCGGAAGTATATCAGGCGCCGTCCCGCCTTTAATTGGATGGGCCGCTATTGATCCAAATTTACACGTAGTGGCTTGGGTGTTGTTTTTAATCATGTTTATTTGGCAGCCGCCTCATTTTCTAGCTCTTGCTATGCGGAGATGTGAAGAATACCGAGCAGCCGGAATTCCTATGTTGCCTGTTGTACACGGTTTTGAGCTTACAAAACGACAGATTCTCATTTGGGTTGCTTGTTTGTTGCCATTACCTCTATATTTATACGAATTAGGCACTCCATTTCTAATTTTGGCGACTGTTTTAAACATAGGATGGCTATTTTTAGGATTTGCTCAATACAATAAACAAGAAGACACAAAGTGGGCTAGCATGATGTTTGTCTACTCACTAAACTATTTAACTATTTTATTTGTCTCAATGATTGTCGCAACGCTTTTTGCCTAG
- the coxB gene encoding cytochrome c oxidase subunit II, translating to MKKWRLNFRVLSLFTLFAFVLSACGKPFLSTLKPAGEVAEEQYSLMLLSTAIMVLVIIVVTIIFIFVILRFRRRKGEENVIPKQVEGSRKLEIIWTVIPILLLIILTVPTVISTFKLADVKGMKDKDAVVVNVRANLYWWEFEYPNQKIITSQDLVVPTDKKVYFNIKASDVKHSFWIPSVGGKLDANTENDNKFWLVFDSKKSKEANGVFYGKCAELCGPSHSLMDFKVRAVSSDEFDTWAKDLKKAKPDVETASAKAGQEVFNESCIGCHAVDVKDNRPEQARQAPNLAGFSERERVAGVLPHNKENIKKWLKDPEKVKPGNKMSGTYPDLTDEQVNELADYLMSLKEK from the coding sequence ATGAAAAAATGGCGATTGAACTTTCGTGTTTTGTCGTTATTTACGCTGTTTGCATTCGTGTTATCGGCCTGTGGAAAACCGTTTTTATCAACACTTAAGCCTGCAGGTGAGGTAGCTGAAGAACAATATTCGCTTATGCTGCTTAGTACAGCCATCATGGTTTTAGTTATTATTGTTGTCACCATTATCTTTATATTTGTTATTCTGCGCTTTCGTCGTCGTAAAGGCGAAGAAAATGTGATTCCAAAGCAAGTAGAGGGAAGCAGAAAGTTAGAAATTATATGGACAGTGATTCCTATTTTGTTGCTGATTATTTTGACTGTTCCAACGGTCATCTCAACATTTAAGCTAGCGGATGTAAAAGGAATGAAGGACAAAGATGCTGTCGTAGTAAATGTGCGTGCTAACTTGTACTGGTGGGAATTCGAGTATCCTAATCAAAAAATTATTACATCGCAAGATCTAGTTGTTCCAACCGATAAAAAAGTCTACTTTAATATTAAAGCTTCTGACGTCAAGCACTCATTCTGGATTCCTTCAGTTGGAGGAAAGCTCGATGCTAACACAGAAAATGATAATAAATTCTGGCTAGTGTTTGATTCTAAAAAATCGAAGGAGGCCAACGGAGTTTTCTACGGAAAATGTGCCGAGCTTTGCGGTCCATCTCATTCTCTTATGGACTTTAAAGTACGGGCTGTATCAAGCGATGAGTTTGATACGTGGGCAAAAGATTTGAAAAAGGCAAAGCCTGATGTAGAAACAGCATCAGCCAAAGCTGGTCAAGAGGTCTTTAATGAAAGCTGTATCGGATGTCATGCTGTTGATGTCAAAGACAATCGCCCAGAACAAGCTCGTCAAGCACCAAACTTAGCCGGTTTTTCTGAACGTGAGCGTGTAGCCGGGGTGCTTCCTCACAACAAGGAAAATATCAAAAAATGGTTAAAAGACCCTGAAAAAGTTAAGCCGGGTAATAAGATGAGTGGTACATATCCTGACTTAACAGATGAACAAGTGAATGAGCTAGCAGACTATTTAATGAGTTTAAAAGAAAAATAA